The proteins below come from a single Terriglobales bacterium genomic window:
- a CDS encoding methylmalonyl-CoA mutase family protein: MAPERKPAEKLAESPIQDVFEGRHPSQSERAWAERTLAPTLERHPEKPIGAPTGVNQDEHGNARFSTISNVPIRRLYTQADLPEDWSYEKYLNYPGQPPYTRGIHASGYRGKLWTMRQFSGFASPEETNERYKYLLEHGGGGLSVAFDLPTLMGYDSDHPASEGEVGKCGVAIDSLEDMEILFNGIDLEHTTVSMTINSPASVLWAMYLAVAEKQGADWKKISGTIQNDILKEYIAQKEYIYPPAPSMRLVVDTFEFGSAFTPRFNTISISGYHIREAGSTALQELAFTLYDGIEYVEWARRRGLDVDEFGPRLSFFFNAHNDFFEEIAKYRAARKLWYTVMKDRFGAKNERTWLLRFHTQTAGVSLTAQQAMNNIARVAIQALAAVLGGTQSLHCDAFDEALALPTADAARIALRTQQILAYESGVPNTIDPLGGSYFVEKLTLEMEEGAREYFKKLDAMGGMVQAIERGYPQKEIAESAYQYQRAVEAKEKIIVGVNEFTMEEDRPPDTLYIDESVARHQSEKLAALKQRRSNEEVRRRLDALKRAAAEEPKAAGNGRVSHANTMPYILECVRAYATVGEICDALREVYGTYQETSVT; encoded by the coding sequence ATGGCGCCGGAACGAAAGCCTGCGGAAAAACTCGCCGAAAGCCCCATTCAGGACGTTTTCGAGGGCCGCCATCCGTCCCAGTCTGAGAGAGCATGGGCAGAGCGGACGCTCGCGCCCACGCTCGAGCGCCATCCGGAGAAGCCCATCGGCGCTCCCACCGGCGTAAACCAGGACGAGCATGGGAACGCGCGCTTCAGCACGATTTCGAACGTCCCCATCCGGCGCCTCTACACGCAAGCCGACCTGCCGGAAGACTGGAGCTACGAAAAGTACCTGAACTATCCCGGCCAGCCGCCTTACACGCGCGGCATCCACGCTTCCGGCTACCGCGGCAAGTTATGGACCATGCGGCAGTTCTCCGGCTTCGCTTCCCCGGAGGAGACCAACGAGCGGTACAAGTACCTGCTGGAGCACGGCGGCGGCGGACTCTCGGTTGCCTTCGACCTGCCCACGCTGATGGGCTATGACAGCGATCATCCCGCCAGCGAGGGCGAGGTCGGCAAGTGCGGCGTGGCCATCGATTCGCTCGAGGACATGGAGATCCTTTTCAACGGCATCGACCTGGAGCACACCACGGTCTCCATGACCATCAACTCGCCCGCCTCGGTGCTGTGGGCCATGTACCTGGCGGTGGCGGAAAAGCAGGGCGCGGACTGGAAGAAGATTTCCGGCACCATCCAGAACGACATCCTCAAGGAGTACATCGCGCAGAAGGAATACATCTATCCGCCGGCGCCCTCCATGCGACTGGTGGTGGATACGTTCGAGTTCGGCTCCGCCTTCACGCCCCGCTTCAACACTATTTCCATCAGCGGCTACCACATTCGCGAAGCCGGTTCGACCGCGCTCCAGGAACTGGCCTTCACGCTCTATGACGGCATCGAGTATGTGGAATGGGCGCGGCGGCGCGGCCTGGATGTGGACGAGTTCGGCCCCCGCCTGAGTTTCTTCTTCAACGCGCACAACGATTTCTTCGAGGAAATCGCCAAGTACCGCGCCGCACGCAAGCTCTGGTACACGGTGATGAAGGACCGCTTCGGGGCCAAGAACGAGCGCACCTGGCTGCTGCGCTTCCACACCCAGACCGCAGGCGTCTCGCTCACCGCGCAGCAGGCCATGAACAATATCGCACGCGTGGCCATCCAGGCCCTGGCCGCGGTGCTGGGCGGAACGCAATCCCTGCATTGCGACGCCTTCGATGAAGCCCTGGCCCTGCCCACCGCCGATGCCGCCCGCATCGCCCTGCGCACGCAACAGATCCTGGCCTACGAGTCGGGCGTGCCCAACACCATAGACCCGTTGGGCGGCAGCTACTTTGTCGAAAAACTCACGTTGGAGATGGAGGAAGGAGCGCGCGAGTACTTCAAGAAGCTCGACGCCATGGGCGGCATGGTACAGGCCATCGAGCGCGGCTACCCGCAGAAGGAGATCGCCGAGTCCGCCTACCAATACCAGCGTGCGGTCGAGGCCAAAGAGAAGATCATCGTGGGCGTGAACGAATTCACGATGGAAGAGGACCGCCCGCCGGATACGCTCTACATCGACGAGTCTGTTGCCCGCCACCAGTCAGAGAAGCTGGCCGCGCTCAAGCAGCGCCGCTCCAACGAAGAAGTTCGCCGCCGTCTTGATGCTTTGAAGCGCGCTGCGGCCGAAGAGCCAAAGGCCGCGGGCAACGGCCGGGTTTCGCATGCGAACACGATGCCCTACATCCTCGAGTGCGTCCGCGCTTATGCCACTGTGGGCGAGATCTGCGACGCCCTGCGCGAGGTCTACGGAACCTACCAGGAAACCAGCGTCACCTAA
- a CDS encoding DNA-3-methyladenine glycosylase, translating to MKHALEHLQRSDPVLGAIIQRVGEFRMEYDEPTFDTLVRSIIYQQLSGKAAATIVRRVVEACGGKLDPEGILALHPNKLRACGLSKQKLRYVRDLARHARNGELDLESLEKMEDAEVIAALTRVKGIGVWTAQMFLMFALRRPNVLPTGDLGVQNAIRRAYRKRKVTPRQVERIGKAWHPYCSIAAWYLWKSVDGAAQI from the coding sequence ATGAAACACGCTCTCGAGCACCTGCAACGCTCCGATCCCGTTCTCGGCGCCATCATTCAGCGCGTCGGTGAGTTCCGTATGGAATACGATGAGCCCACCTTCGACACGCTGGTCCGTTCCATCATCTACCAGCAGTTGAGCGGCAAGGCGGCGGCCACCATTGTCCGGCGCGTGGTCGAGGCTTGTGGCGGCAAGCTCGATCCGGAAGGCATCCTGGCGCTCCATCCCAACAAGCTGCGTGCCTGCGGGCTTTCCAAACAGAAACTGCGCTACGTGCGCGACCTGGCACGGCACGCGCGCAACGGGGAGCTGGACCTTGAGTCTTTGGAAAAGATGGAAGATGCAGAGGTTATTGCGGCGCTCACGCGCGTGAAAGGCATCGGGGTTTGGACCGCGCAGATGTTCCTGATGTTCGCTTTGCGCCGTCCCAATGTGCTTCCTACCGGCGACCTGGGGGTACAGAACGCCATCCGGCGCGCCTACCGCAAGCGCAAGGTCACGCCCCGCCAGGTAGAGCGCATCGGCAAGGCCTGGCATCCCTACTGCTCGATAGCGGCCTGGTATTTATGGAAGTCGGTGGATGGCGCCGCACAAATCTAG
- a CDS encoding DNA translocase FtsK: MKHFSRLFTPTNNRRLNELIGFLVLIGALLLLLALASYSPLDPSLNTAASPVGSRPARNWVGMVGAVIADLLMQVGGITIFLLPAMLGMLGLSWFRSRPVSSPVAKSLGCAALLLFLPTLLALLPWHPRWLGAVPIEGLLGRIAGDLLVHYLNVAGAYVVALTAIAVALYLSTAFSFAASRLWLETRFAFAIAARDRFLDWRNARAKAQAQRKLEKRRIAAQRTAAQIAQARKPVPAAGPPTESVAERLAEKLAERRAAATTSPGAAPPATPASASSRASSRPEPAAEEPQLGSRADAALKTRTVMPRITGGYRLPSSSLLHRPEEQAAVDEEQLRHLAQILMEKCAEFDVHGQVTHINPGPVVTTFEYKPEAGIKYSRITNLADDLCLALRAESILIERMAGKSTVGIQVPNRERETIWLREVIEAQEFAASKSKLTLSMGKDINGRLVVADLAPMPHLLIAGATGTGKSVAINAMIMSILYKATPEQVRLILVDPKRLELGIYEGLPHLYTPIITEPKLAAYALRNACREMERRLKLLAEHSVRNIDQYNKLFGDEHTPSLFEKQDETNRPLPYIVIVIDELADLMMLDRANVEESITRLAQMARAVGIHLVLATQRPSVDVITGLIKANFPARISFRVATKVDSRTILDANGAEALLGRGDLLYLPAGSARVHRLHAPYVTEKEITAVVEFWKAQASAQYDEKFLQAPRDESARGEGGEDGELGDEEHDELFEDAVRLVVEFGKASTSLLQRRLRIGYGRAAHLIDLMEKDGIVGAADGPKPREVLKKPDWLSEVEEALR, from the coding sequence ATGAAGCACTTTTCGCGCCTTTTCACCCCCACGAACAACCGCCGTTTGAACGAGCTGATCGGCTTCCTGGTGCTGATCGGAGCGCTGCTGTTGCTCCTGGCGCTGGCGTCTTATTCGCCGCTCGATCCGTCGCTGAACACGGCGGCGTCGCCTGTGGGCTCGCGCCCGGCCCGCAACTGGGTGGGAATGGTAGGCGCGGTCATCGCCGACCTGCTGATGCAAGTCGGCGGCATCACAATCTTCCTGTTACCGGCGATGCTGGGCATGCTGGGCCTGAGCTGGTTCCGCTCGCGGCCGGTGAGTTCGCCTGTGGCCAAGTCGCTGGGATGCGCGGCCCTGTTGCTGTTCCTGCCCACTCTGTTGGCTCTGCTCCCCTGGCATCCGCGCTGGCTCGGCGCCGTACCGATTGAAGGGCTGCTGGGACGCATCGCCGGCGATCTCCTGGTGCACTACCTGAACGTCGCCGGCGCCTACGTGGTGGCGCTGACTGCCATTGCCGTGGCGCTCTATCTTTCGACCGCGTTCTCGTTCGCTGCCTCGCGGCTGTGGCTGGAAACGCGTTTCGCGTTCGCCATCGCGGCCCGCGACCGCTTCCTGGACTGGCGCAACGCACGCGCCAAGGCACAGGCGCAACGTAAGCTGGAGAAGCGCCGCATCGCCGCCCAACGAACTGCGGCCCAGATCGCGCAGGCACGCAAGCCTGTGCCCGCCGCTGGGCCACCGACCGAATCGGTTGCGGAACGGCTCGCGGAGAAACTGGCCGAACGCCGGGCCGCGGCAACGACTTCGCCGGGTGCCGCTCCGCCAGCAACTCCAGCTTCGGCTTCATCCCGCGCTTCATCGCGTCCCGAGCCTGCGGCAGAGGAACCGCAACTGGGCTCGCGCGCCGATGCCGCGCTCAAGACCAGGACGGTAATGCCGCGCATCACCGGCGGTTATCGTTTGCCCTCGAGTTCCCTGCTGCACCGTCCCGAGGAGCAAGCGGCCGTGGACGAGGAGCAGCTCCGCCACTTGGCGCAGATCCTCATGGAAAAGTGCGCTGAGTTCGACGTGCATGGCCAGGTGACGCACATCAATCCGGGTCCGGTAGTGACTACGTTCGAATACAAGCCGGAAGCGGGCATCAAGTACAGCCGCATCACCAATCTTGCCGATGACCTCTGCCTGGCGCTGCGCGCGGAGAGCATCCTCATCGAGCGCATGGCGGGGAAATCCACGGTCGGCATCCAGGTGCCCAACCGCGAGCGCGAAACCATCTGGCTGCGTGAGGTGATCGAGGCGCAGGAGTTCGCGGCCTCGAAGTCCAAGCTGACGCTCTCCATGGGCAAGGACATCAACGGCCGGCTGGTGGTGGCCGATCTGGCGCCCATGCCGCACTTGCTGATTGCCGGGGCCACCGGAACGGGCAAGAGCGTGGCCATCAACGCCATGATCATGTCCATCCTCTACAAGGCCACGCCCGAGCAGGTTCGCCTCATCCTGGTGGACCCCAAGCGGCTGGAACTGGGCATCTACGAAGGCCTGCCGCATCTGTACACGCCCATCATCACCGAGCCGAAACTCGCGGCGTACGCGCTGCGCAACGCCTGCCGGGAGATGGAGCGGCGGCTCAAGCTGCTGGCCGAGCACAGCGTGCGCAACATCGACCAGTACAACAAGCTGTTCGGCGACGAGCACACGCCCAGCCTGTTCGAGAAACAGGACGAGACCAACCGGCCGCTGCCCTACATCGTTATCGTCATCGACGAGCTGGCTGACCTGATGATGCTCGACCGGGCCAACGTCGAGGAATCCATCACCCGCCTGGCGCAGATGGCGCGGGCCGTCGGCATTCACCTGGTGCTGGCCACGCAGCGGCCTTCGGTGGACGTCATCACCGGACTCATCAAGGCCAACTTCCCGGCGCGCATCTCCTTCCGCGTAGCCACCAAGGTGGACTCGCGGACCATCCTCGACGCCAACGGCGCGGAAGCCCTGCTGGGCCGCGGCGACCTGCTCTATCTGCCGGCGGGCTCGGCGCGCGTGCATCGTTTGCATGCGCCTTACGTCACGGAAAAGGAAATCACTGCCGTGGTCGAGTTCTGGAAGGCGCAAGCTTCAGCCCAGTACGACGAGAAGTTCCTGCAGGCGCCGCGAGACGAGAGCGCGCGTGGCGAAGGCGGCGAGGACGGCGAACTGGGCGACGAGGAACACGACGAACTCTTTGAAGACGCCGTGCGCCTGGTGGTGGAGTTCGGCAAAGCTTCGACGTCACTCCTGCAGCGGCGTCTGCGCATCGGCTATGGCCGTGCCGCCCACCTCATCGACCTTATGGAGAAAGACGGCATCGTCGGCGCTGCCGACGGCCCCAAGCCGCGCGAAGTCCTGAAGAAGCCCGACTGGCTCTCTGAGGTTGAAGAAGCCTTGCGCTAG
- a CDS encoding DUF3999 family protein yields the protein MRKLLAVVLAALVHPAWAASDASISYFTHVRDVSVSDPARQNYAVVDEEMFGVARNDLGDLRLYTLEGAEVPYALAIQRSASRSTEDDVRVLQPGTIGGRTQFVLDVSGVEEYNRVTLDLAARDFIAQATVEGQNDLRQSRWVNLGTRTLYDFTREKLGRNFTLRLPDSRFRYLRITLAGGVKPGEVGGAKVARVEEVPGRWTEIGVSPRFTREGRTTVITWDAPPNVPLERLSFEVEDSQENFRRDFHVFNAQGRELASGTVTRVRLPRAAEAGTESLALELPGLQSRSFRVVIENGDDPPLRLVAVRAWFAERRLYFDARGKQRLRLYYGDPELTAPVYDYAKFFRAEESAAQATYSAPQENRAYTGRPDRRPWSDRHPEVLWAALLLAVGGLGALALRSLRG from the coding sequence GTGAGGAAGCTTCTGGCGGTCGTGCTGGCGGCGCTTGTTCATCCGGCGTGGGCGGCGAGCGATGCTTCCATCAGCTACTTCACGCACGTGCGAGACGTTTCCGTGAGCGATCCGGCGCGGCAGAACTACGCGGTCGTGGACGAAGAGATGTTTGGCGTGGCCCGTAACGATCTTGGCGACCTCCGCCTGTACACGCTGGAGGGAGCGGAAGTGCCGTACGCGCTCGCCATCCAGCGGTCCGCCTCGCGCTCCACCGAGGATGATGTCCGCGTGCTGCAGCCGGGAACCATCGGGGGCAGAACGCAGTTCGTGCTCGATGTTTCCGGCGTCGAGGAGTACAACCGCGTCACGCTCGACCTCGCAGCGCGCGACTTCATCGCCCAGGCCACCGTCGAAGGACAGAATGACCTGCGCCAGTCGCGCTGGGTGAATCTGGGAACGCGCACGCTCTACGACTTCACGCGCGAGAAGCTGGGCCGGAACTTCACTCTGCGGCTTCCGGATTCGCGCTTCCGCTATCTGCGCATCACGCTGGCGGGAGGAGTGAAGCCCGGGGAGGTCGGGGGCGCGAAGGTGGCAAGAGTGGAGGAGGTACCCGGCCGCTGGACGGAGATCGGAGTGAGTCCCCGCTTCACGCGCGAAGGACGCACGACGGTGATCACCTGGGATGCGCCGCCCAACGTTCCGCTGGAGCGGTTGTCGTTCGAAGTGGAGGACAGCCAGGAGAACTTCCGCCGCGACTTCCACGTGTTCAACGCCCAGGGTCGCGAACTGGCGTCGGGTACGGTGACCCGTGTGCGGCTGCCCCGCGCCGCCGAGGCGGGCACGGAGAGTCTGGCGCTGGAACTGCCGGGGCTGCAATCGCGCAGCTTCCGCGTGGTCATCGAGAATGGCGATGATCCGCCGCTGCGCCTGGTGGCGGTCCGTGCCTGGTTCGCGGAACGACGTCTGTACTTCGATGCCAGGGGCAAACAACGGCTGCGGCTGTACTACGGCGATCCCGAGCTGACTGCGCCGGTCTACGACTACGCCAAGTTTTTCCGCGCGGAGGAGTCGGCGGCACAGGCGACCTACTCCGCGCCACAGGAAAACAGGGCGTACACCGGCCGTCCCGACCGCCGCCCGTGGAGCGACCGCCACCCGGAGGTGCTGTGGGCCGCACTGCTGCTGGCCGTCGGCGGCCTGGGCGCGCTGGCGCTGCGGAGTCTGCGCGGTTAA
- a CDS encoding DUF2339 domain-containing protein, translating into MAHQEDEVQELQRRLAGLTARVYRLEQRLGLEPEVPVEPRREAVVPAEAAATPLMQPIPVAPPGEGQPVVPSALAPAAAAESLESVVGGRWLNRVGIFAVFIGAFYFLTYAIENKWIGPAGQVTIGLLAGMGVIAWSEKFRQRGYRFFALSLKAVGIGVLYLSLWASFQYYHLVPASVAFLGMVIVTAATAAISIRQDSEVLAAFALLGGYLTPVLVSTGMNRAVELFSYVALLDVATVVLTVFRPWRRLLLGSFLGTLLLYVGWYDQFYDQSQMLRTFGFATLFFAIFASVPVVRSLRRAGEGGRAEAVSPVLIGLTLINAATYFLQAYDLLHHLKPDPMPGIAVCLGALYLILAWQLRRDAEAEQSPAASLIPLLHVALAVGFLTIAIPLKLERHWITLGWLAESGLLLYVSYRTRSELLYRMGIAALALGVLRLLLYDNFYVETLVFNWRFLTYGAAIAVLAGVIHMAQREGEHGLEIALPIIAINLLALFALHYEIADYFARRTAEITQTFGPGSWQYTSQWRTLTLARDFTYSAVWMIYGAGLLSVGFWKRSAFLRWQALILLAVTIVKVFTYDVSQLEKGYRIMSLIALGVLLLGISFVYQRDWLKLSTRSRAAERSAEGGTP; encoded by the coding sequence ATGGCGCACCAGGAAGATGAAGTTCAGGAATTGCAGCGCCGGCTGGCCGGGCTGACAGCCCGGGTCTATCGCCTTGAGCAGAGGCTGGGCCTCGAGCCGGAAGTGCCGGTGGAGCCGCGGCGCGAAGCAGTGGTTCCGGCGGAAGCAGCGGCTACGCCCTTAATGCAACCCATCCCCGTTGCGCCGCCGGGTGAAGGACAGCCGGTCGTTCCGTCGGCCCTTGCACCGGCTGCCGCGGCCGAGAGTCTGGAATCGGTGGTCGGCGGGCGCTGGCTGAACCGGGTGGGCATCTTCGCTGTCTTCATTGGGGCGTTCTACTTCCTCACCTATGCGATTGAGAACAAATGGATCGGCCCTGCCGGGCAAGTCACCATCGGCTTGCTCGCGGGCATGGGAGTGATCGCCTGGAGCGAAAAGTTTCGACAGCGCGGGTACAGGTTCTTCGCGTTGTCGCTCAAGGCGGTAGGAATCGGCGTCCTGTACCTGTCGCTCTGGGCCTCCTTTCAGTACTACCACCTGGTTCCGGCGTCCGTGGCTTTTCTGGGCATGGTCATTGTCACCGCCGCCACCGCGGCCATCTCCATCCGGCAGGATTCCGAGGTGCTGGCGGCGTTTGCGTTGCTGGGCGGATATCTGACGCCGGTACTGGTCTCCACCGGAATGAATCGCGCGGTGGAGCTGTTCTCCTACGTGGCCTTGCTCGACGTGGCCACCGTGGTCCTGACGGTCTTCCGGCCGTGGCGCCGGCTCCTGCTGGGCAGTTTCCTGGGCACGCTGCTGCTGTACGTGGGCTGGTATGACCAGTTCTACGACCAGTCGCAAATGCTGCGGACGTTCGGCTTTGCCACGCTGTTCTTCGCCATCTTTGCGAGCGTTCCGGTGGTGCGCAGCCTCCGCCGCGCCGGCGAAGGAGGCAGGGCCGAGGCTGTATCTCCCGTGCTGATCGGCCTGACGCTGATCAATGCCGCCACATACTTCCTTCAGGCCTATGACCTTCTGCATCACCTGAAGCCCGACCCGATGCCGGGGATCGCGGTATGCCTGGGCGCACTGTATCTCATCCTGGCCTGGCAACTGCGGCGGGACGCCGAAGCCGAGCAGTCGCCGGCCGCGTCGCTCATCCCGCTGCTGCACGTGGCGTTGGCCGTGGGCTTCCTGACCATCGCCATCCCGCTGAAACTGGAGCGGCACTGGATCACGCTGGGCTGGCTGGCGGAGTCGGGCTTGCTGCTCTACGTTTCGTACCGGACGCGCAGCGAGCTGCTGTACCGCATGGGCATCGCGGCGCTGGCCCTGGGCGTGCTGCGCCTGCTGCTCTACGACAACTTCTACGTCGAGACGCTGGTCTTCAACTGGCGCTTCCTCACCTATGGCGCGGCCATCGCCGTGCTGGCGGGCGTGATTCACATGGCCCAGCGGGAAGGGGAGCACGGGCTGGAAATCGCCCTCCCTATCATCGCCATCAACTTGCTGGCGCTGTTCGCGCTGCACTACGAGATTGCGGACTACTTCGCGCGCCGCACAGCGGAGATCACGCAGACGTTCGGGCCGGGTTCCTGGCAGTACACCAGCCAGTGGCGCACGCTCACACTGGCTCGCGACTTCACGTACTCTGCCGTGTGGATGATCTACGGAGCGGGCCTGCTTTCGGTGGGCTTCTGGAAGCGCTCGGCCTTCCTGCGCTGGCAGGCGTTGATTCTGCTGGCGGTGACCATCGTCAAGGTCTTCACCTACGACGTCTCACAACTGGAGAAGGGTTACCGCATCATGAGCCTGATCGCGCTGGGCGTGCTGCTGCTGGGAATCTCGTTCGTGTACCAGCGTGATTGGCTCAAGCTTTCCACGCGCAGCCGCGCGGCGGAGCGAAGCGCTGAGGGAGGAACGCCGTGA
- a CDS encoding DUF2064 domain-containing protein, with translation MRQALREAGFALAVPAHHPGLSAHFLEDARLELRHAEAVLGPAEDGSFYLLGLKRCPPRLLAGLPWNHPETFAHTLARLREHGIATRVLEPWAVAHLAPDLEGLEALLRSGRLHAPETARVLAEIRKTVVTQ, from the coding sequence CTGCGACAGGCGCTCCGCGAGGCCGGCTTTGCGCTGGCCGTGCCCGCGCATCATCCTGGTCTCTCCGCGCATTTTCTCGAAGACGCGCGCCTCGAGTTGCGTCACGCCGAAGCCGTCCTCGGTCCCGCCGAGGATGGCAGCTTCTACCTGCTCGGCTTGAAGCGGTGTCCCCCACGCTTGCTGGCTGGACTCCCCTGGAACCATCCGGAGACTTTCGCTCACACTCTTGCCCGCCTGCGCGAGCACGGCATCGCCACCCGCGTGCTGGAGCCCTGGGCCGTCGCGCACCTCGCTCCGGATCTCGAAGGCCTGGAAGCTCTGCTGCGCTCCGGCCGGCTCCACGCTCCAGAAACGGCTCGTGTCCTGGCAGAGATCCGCAAGACCGTCGTGACGCAGTAG
- a CDS encoding nicotinate phosphoribosyltransferase: MRQPAHSALLTDLYELTMAAAYFDRGFEARATFELFVRDLPRERGFLLVAGLEQALEFLEDLHFTADDIDYLRRHPAFGNVSSRFYEYLREFHFTGEVWAIPEGTPAFRNEPLLRVTAPIIEAQVVETFLLTTITFQTMIATKAARVVQAADGRGVVEFGTRRAHGPEAGTLAARAAFIGGCIGTSNVEAGRRFGIPTYGTLAHSYVMAHSQEDESFRDFLRTFPQHAVLLVDTYDTLAAIDRIVALGLKPRGVRLDSGDLVELSRQTRRRLRQAGLGDTQIFASGDLDEFVISDALRAGAEVDAFGVGTALATSKDEPALGGVYKLVEIEMGGKRQPCAKFSPAKATYPGPKQVFRFSAPDGTYDHDLIARDTEQYPDAEPLLSKAMEGGKPVAPSPPLGEVQQRARRTLARLPQRHRALRDPASYSVEISSALETLMEEVRSRILPAVAKEDGR, translated from the coding sequence ATGCGGCAGCCAGCCCATTCCGCGCTCCTGACCGATCTTTACGAGCTGACCATGGCCGCGGCGTACTTCGATCGCGGCTTCGAGGCGCGTGCCACGTTTGAGCTGTTCGTGCGTGACCTGCCGCGCGAACGTGGCTTCCTGCTGGTCGCCGGACTGGAGCAGGCTCTGGAGTTCCTGGAAGACCTACACTTCACCGCCGATGACATCGACTACCTGCGGCGTCATCCGGCATTCGGCAACGTCAGCTCGCGTTTCTACGAATACCTGCGCGAGTTCCACTTCACCGGCGAAGTCTGGGCCATCCCCGAAGGCACTCCCGCCTTTAGGAATGAGCCGCTGCTGCGAGTAACCGCGCCCATCATCGAGGCGCAGGTAGTGGAGACCTTCCTGCTCACTACCATCACCTTCCAGACCATGATCGCCACCAAGGCAGCCCGCGTGGTGCAGGCGGCGGACGGGCGTGGCGTCGTGGAGTTCGGTACGCGCCGCGCCCACGGGCCAGAAGCCGGCACGCTGGCCGCGCGCGCCGCCTTCATCGGCGGCTGCATCGGCACGTCGAATGTCGAAGCCGGCCGCCGCTTCGGCATCCCCACCTATGGCACGCTCGCTCACTCATACGTGATGGCGCACTCCCAGGAGGACGAGAGCTTCCGCGATTTTCTCCGAACCTTTCCTCAGCACGCCGTCCTCTTGGTGGACACCTATGACACTCTGGCGGCCATTGACCGCATCGTCGCCCTGGGGCTGAAGCCGCGAGGCGTCCGCCTGGATAGCGGGGACCTGGTCGAGCTTTCCCGCCAAACGCGGCGCCGCTTGCGCCAGGCCGGCCTTGGCGATACGCAGATTTTCGCCTCCGGCGACCTCGACGAATTCGTCATCAGCGACGCCCTGCGCGCCGGAGCGGAAGTGGACGCCTTCGGGGTGGGCACGGCGCTGGCCACCTCCAAAGATGAACCCGCTCTGGGCGGCGTCTACAAGCTGGTGGAGATCGAGATGGGAGGCAAACGCCAGCCGTGCGCCAAGTTCAGCCCCGCCAAGGCCACCTATCCGGGCCCCAAGCAGGTTTTCCGCTTCTCGGCTCCGGATGGCACCTACGACCACGACCTGATTGCGCGCGACACCGAGCAATACCCAGACGCCGAACCCCTGCTCTCGAAGGCGATGGAGGGCGGCAAACCGGTGGCTCCTTCGCCGCCGCTCGGAGAAGTCCAACAGCGAGCGCGCCGCACACTGGCACGCCTGCCGCAGCGGCATCGCGCACTGCGCGATCCCGCATCCTATTCTGTAGAGATCAGTTCCGCTCTCGAAACTTTGATGGAAGAAGTGCGCAGCCGCATCCTTCCCGCGGTTGCCAAGGAGGATGGCCGATGA
- a CDS encoding isochorismatase family cysteine hydrolase: MRFVFWDEDTQVDFIHPGGKLYVPGAEAILPNLRRLTEWAVQHQIPIVATTDAHPPDSAEFAHWPPHCVVGTAGQKKVAETQVPDAFLIPNRPAEVPARLEDYAQIILEKDSLDNFTNPNADALLERIGKDAQIVLYGVVTEICVAIAARGLLDRGYSVWLVRDAVHHLDEAKGRATLEEIERRGGRLVTTDQVIGELAVLTAA, translated from the coding sequence ATGAGGTTCGTATTCTGGGACGAAGATACGCAGGTGGATTTCATCCACCCGGGTGGCAAGCTGTACGTTCCTGGGGCCGAAGCCATTCTGCCCAACCTCCGGCGTCTCACCGAATGGGCCGTCCAGCACCAGATCCCTATCGTGGCCACGACCGACGCCCACCCGCCCGATTCCGCCGAATTCGCTCACTGGCCGCCGCACTGTGTGGTCGGCACTGCGGGACAGAAGAAGGTTGCGGAAACCCAGGTGCCGGACGCGTTTCTCATTCCAAATCGCCCCGCTGAGGTTCCAGCGCGCCTGGAAGACTACGCGCAGATCATACTGGAGAAAGACAGCCTTGATAACTTCACCAATCCGAACGCAGACGCGCTTCTGGAGCGCATCGGCAAGGATGCCCAGATCGTGCTCTACGGGGTGGTGACGGAGATCTGCGTGGCCATCGCGGCGCGTGGGCTGCTCGACCGCGGCTACAGCGTGTGGCTGGTGCGCGACGCCGTGCATCACCTCGACGAGGCCAAAGGCCGCGCCACCCTGGAGGAGATCGAGCGCCGCGGAGGACGCCTGGTCACCACCGACCAGGTGATTGGCGAACTGGCCGTGCTTACTGCCGCCTAG